In Equus przewalskii isolate Varuska chromosome 6, EquPr2, whole genome shotgun sequence, one DNA window encodes the following:
- the LOC103553829 gene encoding olfactory receptor 51E2, giving the protein MNSCNFTHSTFVLIGIPGLEEAHFWIGFPLLSMYAVAVFGNCIVVFIVRTERSLHAPMYLFLCMLAAIDLALSTSTMPKILALFWFDSREITFDACIAQMFFIHALSATESTILLAMAFDRYIAICHPLRHAAVLNNTVTVQIGMVAVVRGSLFFIPLPLLIKRLVFCHSNVLSHSYCVHQDVMKLAYADTLPNVVYGLTAILLVMGVDVLFISLSYFLIIRTVLQLPSKSERAKAFGTCVSHIGVVLAFYVPLIGLSVVHRFGNSLDPIVHVLMGDVYLLLPPVINPIIYGAKTKQIRTRVLAMFKMSCDKDLQTVGGRDLSGVIPLWSRLGLP; this is encoded by the coding sequence ATGAATTCCTGCAACTTCACACACTCTACCTTTGTGCTTATTGGTATCCCAGGACTAGAAGAAGCCCATTTCTGGATTGGCTTTCCCCTGCTTTCAATGTATGCTGTGGCAGTATTTGGAAACTGCATCGTGGTCTTCATTGTAAGAACAGAGCGCAGCCTGCACGCTCCCATGTACCTCTTTCTCTGCATGCTGGCAGCCATTGACCTGGCCTTGTCTACATCCACCATGCCTAAGATCCTCGCTCTCTTCTGGTTTGACTCCCGGGAGATTACCTTTGATGCCTGCATTGCCCAGATGTTCTTTATTCATGCTCTCTCAGCCACTGAGTCCACCATCCTACTGGCCATGGCCTTTGACCGTTATATAGCCATCTGCCATCCATTGCGCCATGCTGCAGTGCTCAACAATACAGTAACAGTGCAGATTGGTATGGTGGCTGTGGTCCGTGGATCCCTCTTCTTTATCCCACTGCCTCTGCTCATCAAGCGGCTGGTCTTCTGCCACTCCAATGTGCTCTCACACTCCTATTGTGTGCACCAGGATGTGATGAAGTTGGCCTATGCAGACACGTTGCCCAATGTGGTCTATGGTCTTACTGCCATTCTGCTGGTCATGGGTGTGGATGTCCTGTTCATCTCCTTGTCCTATTTTCTGATAATACGAACAGTTCTACAATTGCCTTCCAAGTCAGAGCGGGCCAAGGCCTTTGGAACCTGTGTGTCACACATCGGTGTAGTACTGGCCTTCTATGTGCCTCTCATTGGTCTCTCAGTGGTGCACCGTTTTGGAAACAGCCTTGATCCCATTGTGCATGTTCTCATGGGTGATGTCTATCTACTGCTGCCTCCTGTGATCAATCCCATCATCTATGGGGCCAAGACCAAACAGATCAGAACTCGGGTGCTAGCAATGTTCAAGATGAGCTGTGACAAGGACCTTCAGACTGTGGGAGGCAG